gtagagacacactataacgtattcattatcagtgttcttaatgtagacacatttgtcacattcgttgattttaaatccatttgataacatcacgttatcaaatttcaagtgtcactgcaatggcgcttgtttcaatccatagagggatttaaccagcttgcatacctttttctcttgtccaggtactacaaaaccttcaggttgttccatatagatttcatcttcaaggtcaccatttagaaacgcagtcttaacatccatttgatgaatctcaagattgtgcacagcagcaatcgcgagaagcactcgaattgatgtaatcctcgttacaggtgagtatgtatcgaagaaatcgtacccttccttttgtttaaagcctttgactaccagtcgagctttatacttgtccactgttccatcggccttaaactttcttttaaggacccatttgcatcctaaaggtttagcacttTCAGGTAGATtaaccaacacccacgtgtggtttagcaaaattgactcaatttcgctttgaacaacttctttccaatgcaacccgtctgggccaacaaatgctacttttatcgatgttggttcttcatccaacatgaatgcaatgtagtcaggaccaaatgtctttggtgttctgaccctgctaccacgtcttggtaccgcatcgtttggatcaggccttgttCGTTTGCAcgattctggctcttcatccgctgatttagaactagtggcttcatcctcaattctcgtctcagaattgggtacaatattttccttgtgtttgcgaggaaatatgttttcaagaaatacaacatttcttgactcgattgttgttcccacggtcacagtcgatatttcagacttgtggacaacaaatcgatatgcactactattaagtgcatacccaatgaagatgcagtcaaccgttttaggaccgattgtaacttctttgggcggaggaaccatcaccttagccaaacacccccacactttgaggtatttgtaggatggtttccttcccttccacaactcataaggagtaacgtcCTTACCTTTGAGTGGGATTTTttttaggatgtagttggctgtcaaaacagcttccccccacatgttctggggcatccccgaactgatcagtaacgcattcatcatctctttgagagttcgattcttgcgttctgcaacaccattagattgtggtgaatatggtgcagtcgtttggtgaattataccacttgcgttgcataattcctcaaacggggctacgtattcacctcctctatcacttcgaatcattttgattttacatccaagttgattctcgacttcgttcttataatttttgaacgcttctattgcttcatctttacttcttaaaagatagacataacaatatcttgtgcaatcatctatgaatgtgataaagtatttttttaccacctctcgtttgcaccaattttaagtcacatacgtccgtgtgaattaattcaaggggtttcgtgttccgttcaaccgaataaaacggtaacttagtcatttttgcctcaagacaagtttcacatttgttttgagtttctacttcatttgcctttagtaaatctaaacttactaatcttttaatggcatttTGATTTACATGTCCCCAATCTATTGTGTCACAAGTTAGAACACTCAGCCAagtaagaagaagtagatgcattcttattattagccaacggcttagggacatggcgtacatctacactaagcttgaaaagtctgTCGGTTACAAaaccttttccgagtgacttcccaaacttgtacaaagaaaacctatcagattcaaatacaagtttaaaccccttattcactagtattgatcctgacactaggttcttccggatgtccgatacgtgcagcacatccttcaaagtgatggtgacgccggacgtcatcatgagaatcacgtctcCAATGTCGAGGACTTGAGAtgaggcttgattccccatattgatcttcctcccttcaacagcggtgtaggaggcaaacttgctcttATCGGCACAAACGTGGGTagtagctccagtgtcgatataccagccacctttgttatcaacaaggttgactTCTTCCTTGACTACAGCAACAAGGTcattttcatcccagtccttgaattctttttcaacaacgtgggcagccggcttcttcaaCAACTTGCGGCAGTCCTTGGAAAAGTGGTCAGGTTTGCCACAGTTGTAGCAGTTGCCTTCAACCTTCCTCGCAAGctgcttcttcttgcccttatCCTTTGCAATTGGACgggagcgtttgttggagggaccgccccgctccaacagattggcctttGCAACAGGTGGGCCATGGCCCTTAGCTAAACCATCGCGTTTGCGCACGTCTGACTCGATGCGCAACTttacgatcaagtcttcaagattcatctcctttcgcttgtgcttaaggtagctcttgaagtccttccagccgggtggaagttttTCAATGACCGTGCCCGCCGTGAAAGCTTCAGGCAGGGCCATTCCCTCGGCGGCGAGGTCGTGGATAATGAGctggaactcttgcacttggtccatgattggtcgggagtcgaccattttgtagtccaagtacttagctattacaaatttcttagtaCCCGCATCATCACTACGGTACTTCTTATCAAGCATTTCCCACACTTGTTTTGATGTGGGAATAGTACAATACACGTTATagagactatcatctaaagcacttaaaataaagtttttacaaagatagtctCCTTTGCGCCAAGCGTCATACTCAACGTACATCTCGACACATGCCTCATCCTCGCTTGGCGGGGTTGGCTCGTTTTCCTTGAGGAAGTTAACGACGCCCAACgttgttaggtagaacaacattttctgttgccatcTCTTGAAATCCATTCCAGTGAACTTCGACGGCTTCTCAGCGGGTGGCATCatccttggtgccattggtgccgAGCTTGTCCCATGGAATGGACCAAATCTGTTGCCCCCGTAGGAGCTAACAATTGGTTGGGGCACAGTACCCCCCACAGTTGCGTGGAGCATGGAGGCCCCCACATTTGTCccgaccccgaaggatccagctcccgtgccgaccccgatgGATACAACACCCGTGCTGACCCCAATGGATCCAGTAACCGTGCCGACCGaaggatccagcacccgtgccgaccccaatggatccagcacccgtgccgaccccgaaggatccagcacccgtgccgaccccgaagggtccaacacccgtgccgaccccgaagggtCCAATACCCGTGCTGCCCCGAAGGAGctagcacccgtgccgaccccgaagggtccagcacccgtgccgaccccagagggtccagcacccgtgccgtgCACGAAGGCCCCGACACTTGACCTAAtgaaggatccaatggaaccacTGAAAGTGGAACCGACCGACCCACTCGAGGTGAATCCAGAAACCGTCCCAAATGGGTTGTCAAacacccaaggggttgttgatgaagaggtTGAGAAGCCAGGAGTCGGAATCATCGTTATGTCCGACGACGTGTTGACGGGAGCGACGGGGGACATGGTGGATGgaacggtggcagcggcggtagacgggtcagtcgacatctccaagcaaaggTGTTGATTTCAGTTTAGTTGGTGTGTGTAAAGTCCTTTAGTGGCAagaatatctcgtcttgcgattgttgtcGAAATGAGATACAAGTCTTGCCGGGCGAAAATTACAATGAGAATTAACAaaggaaaattacacggaaaaactgaaacaattacacggaaaaatatctgtggaaagcggtaagccgagtcgaggagtcctctttccgcaagacgatatgccccggtagtgctctcagtttggcgtgtcgtccccaaagataaaacggcttcgtctctgaagtagcagcaccgctagcaacagagctccggtGAACGGGAGTAAAGCGgaggcagagcttcgacaggaAGATATGCAGAGaaggagagagcgtgtatgcaggaatgcttgtgtattctatgtctagaatgcaatggatgcatgcctatttataggccaagtccacctgcaaagcattgatggagtcaacagccattatgtgtgccatgatggcttgaccgtaaccgccgggggttattgactggtgcactagccaatGGGAactgaagagacacgatgcacctggacatgctacacgacgggatacaccatggaccgtcggggtccatcggggaccttttatctcccgttatgcgtcggggtccagcggggaccttttgactcccgttgtgagtcggggtccagcggggaccttttgtctcccgtcatgcatcggggtccagcgggaaccttttgtctcccgtcatgcgtcggggtccagcgggaccatgacgtggaccagacccgtcggggatagcgtggagtttggggtggtctaaaaagaacaagcggggctcgaaccacgctcaacgaccagctccaaagaccacccaaagaccaattgccaagatccaaggcacccGGGGCACGGGGCAAGGGACACGGGACACAGGTCACGATGCGCGGCTCGCGgctcgcgggcgggcggcggcggcgcgcgcgtgtgggttctgtcacccgtcttattccacgataattattacacataataattcatctaattaaatacttcatcaaagaagtctatcatccccgatgtggaataattaacacttagttaattaatcccttaggtcatgtttggttgtcaggattatgtctgggaaagtaatctgattccttaaattttaaattcttgtgtttgtttccgtttttaatcaaactgggaaagtaatcaaaatcatgaaacaaggaaagttagtacaactttccaggattctgaatcctaacttttcttaggtattctttttcccagttttaggattcttacatatttaatgcaatatagtacagtttattattattattattattattattattattattattagtattatcatcattatcattattattattattattattattattattatttatagtattttaaaaataatttaaaagtataaaccatacttaatttcaggataataaataactataattcaaattatcataattataactatattattaatatttatttttattatcatcataataataataatttattaaataattatatataattataattatataataatataataattattaatttataaattagtaattaacaataaaattgtagtgaaattttaaattataaaatttattcaattaaaaattaagtaaatataatgataataataataataataatcttatatattattatattattatatattatgatgtataatccatatttaaactatccatcgtaataataaataaaataatataattattatcatttgtaattaataatttattaaataatatgtattattattttttataaataaaaattataagtatattttaagtttagtatttaaatcaaatatatactttcaaatcttgatattttccaaacacgggaaagtaaagttattagaaatcatattcccgggattcattttttcccaggaatcattttccttgccaactttactttcccgccaaccaaacatagccttagtcttttcacatagctcatttctagttttattgtgaccaactttaatatattatttctcactcaccgggaatcggatttgagaaaatgaatatactacggtcatctactcgaaacgtagatcgacgctattgcatttaatttcacaaaattaaatgtcttgtaataatgaatattattagacaaaaatcatttgaccaagcacgattccaacaaaaACGTCACCCACCATCGAATCATCGGAGAGGAACCATTCGCAGGAAGGGCTAAGGAGGGTGATTATCCGTGTTATTGTTGATAAATGATGATACACAAAAATATGAAGCATGAGAAATAGAGAGGGATTTGGGAGTTTAGGAAAATAGTACTTTCTCACTGAGAAAagtttaatgaaatgtgagtttAACTTTTCTCATTTGCAAAAATAGTGTTGATAGTAGacgataaataatttaatacacAATAgtcttttaaaagaaaaaaggtGATAAATAAACGGAactaaaaaaagtaaacaagTAGGGAGAATTCAACAATATCATATCATCCCACAGCAAACCTTGTGAAATGACTTAAACAAACATCTAACAATTTGCagcaatttatttaaaaatttattccaACAAAATAGTAAGTTGCTTAATGAGGATCATTGGTGGTGTTTCAGTTACGGCGACAGAGAGTGATCCCATCACCAAGAGGGATTTGAGAAATCTGCACTCTAGCATCACCTGCAATGTACTTGTTAAACGCTATCAAATTCTTCCTCGCAGGCTTTGATCTCAGCCGAACTGAACTCTCTTCATCCATTGCCACCGTCCCTCCCCAGAGGGTGTTATCGTAAATAGCTATACCTCCGGGTTTCAGAAGCTCCATCAATCTCTCATGGTAATTTGCATAGTTGTCTTTATCAGCATCAACAAACGCAAAGTCAAACGTCCCCTTATTCTCTGCCTGCATCCAAAACTTTATTTGGTTAGCATTGCCAATGTCTCCTCTCTTactaaagaaacaaaaaaatactTATCATCCTCTATTTACATCTTTTAGTAACTCATCAAGAACCGGAAGAGCCTCAGATTCGATGAAGTTGATCTTGTGCTTCACCCCTGCCTTTTCAATCATAGGTAATCCCATCTCATACGAGCTCCGGTTCACGTCTATGGCTGTGATCTACACCCACATtcttaacaaataaataaataaatatggagTTAAAAAAATGTACTAGTAACAAACAACCTTTCCATCGTCTGGAATTGCGAGGGCAGTTTGAAGAAGGGAATATCCAGTAAACACTCCAATTTCAATTGTCTTTTTCACATTGATTGTTGTTAGAAGCAAGTCCATAAACTGTCCCACATCAGGTGATGTACCCATCACAGCCCTTTAATTTGAAGGGGAAAAAAGAGAAGATACTCCTCGTCAATGTTGGACATGAAAAAACTAATTAGTTGATTTCATGTCAACACCAAATAATACTAACAGTCATAGAATGTTTCTATTTCTAGTTACAATTTTAGATGAAGAAAATATATTACCTTGGCTGAGTGGATGTGATAGCTCTGAGCTCCTTGAGACACTCGTGTTCTCGTGGATACACACTAGTATTCATGATGTACTTTGAATATTacataaacaaaacataatcAGTTTTAGTGGtaacatacaaaataaacattactagctagtagtagtatttttgtaGTGAAGGTGAAGGATTAAAAAGTGCATACATTGTATAGCTCTGGGCTTTGCAACACGCCCCTTTCTTTAGACTTAGTATTGATCACAGCTTTGGATTCCATGATTCCTCACAAGGGAATGGATGATCTTTCAAAAGGCACTCTTCTTTTGCTCTCTCTTCTGAAATGAGTAACTCACTGCTTGAAAGACgtttatt
This sequence is a window from Salvia splendens isolate huo1 chromosome 5, SspV2, whole genome shotgun sequence. Protein-coding genes within it:
- the LOC121802943 gene encoding probable caffeoyl-CoA O-methyltransferase At4g26220; this translates as MESKAVINTKSKERGVLQSPELYNYIMNTSVYPREHECLKELRAITSTQPRAVMGTSPDVGQFMDLLLTTINVKKTIEIGVFTGYSLLQTALAIPDDGKITAIDVNRSSYEMGLPMIEKAGVKHKINFIESEALPVLDELLKDAENKGTFDFAFVDADKDNYANYHERLMELLKPGGIAIYDNTLWGGTVAMDEESSVRLRSKPARKNLIAFNKYIAGDARVQISQIPLGDGITLCRRN